In Puntigrus tetrazona isolate hp1 chromosome 22, ASM1883169v1, whole genome shotgun sequence, one genomic interval encodes:
- the LOC122328004 gene encoding transmembrane protein 88, which yields MCGMTVLLDDGGGDEDFDVGDGIRMLPPPPAQCDGGVWGARRGRCGCVLWALLLLLWNVLLLLMCVALMALIFSLVLLPAALLLYDGFLCHSRVVASQAALCHYLDDNSCSALIILGFVMMSPLVVVAAATFCALLRRLHLLLYFQPITEARYQGRGLGWRRDIHAWV from the exons atGTGTGGTATGACGGTGCTTTTAGATGATGGTGGAGGTGATGAAGACTTTGATGTGGGTGACGGGATCCGGATGCTGCCGCCTCCTCCGGCTCAGTGTGACGGCGGGGTCTGGGGGGCCCGGCGGGGCCGCTGCGGGTGTGTGCTGTGGGCCCTGCTTCTTCTGCTGTGGAACgtcctgctgctgctgatgtgtGTGGCGCTGATGGCCCTGATCTTCAGCCTGGTTCTGCTGCCTGCCGCCCTGCTGCTGTACGACGGCTTCTTGTGCCATTCAAGG GTCGTGGCTTCCCAGGCTGCTCTTTGTCACTATCTTGATGACAACAGTTGCTCTGCCCTCATCATCCTGGGTTTTGTCATGATGTCTCCGCTGGTCGTGGTTGCTGCGGCAACGTTCTGCGCTCTCCTGAGGCGGCTCCACCTTCTCTTATattttcagccaatcacagaagCTCGGTACCAAGGGCGGGGCTTGGGCTGGAGGCGGGACATCCACGCCTGGGTTTGA